In Actinoplanes derwentensis, the following proteins share a genomic window:
- a CDS encoding STAS domain-containing protein, with protein sequence MGECQEDLIVTTIRNAPGVITVRVIGELDIRTAPVLVKAVTDAAGERRDHLVRLDLAGVSFCDHAALRALHAAGVAAGPERVRIVATHHAVDMLLRLCGISTFLGHPAGATFCPN encoded by the coding sequence GTGGGCGAATGTCAGGAAGACCTCATCGTCACCACGATCCGGAACGCGCCCGGTGTGATCACCGTGCGGGTGATCGGCGAGCTGGACATCCGTACCGCGCCGGTGTTGGTGAAGGCCGTGACGGACGCCGCCGGTGAGCGACGGGACCACCTGGTGCGACTGGATCTCGCCGGGGTGTCGTTCTGTGACCACGCGGCGTTGCGCGCGCTGCACGCGGCAGGGGTCGCGGCCGGCCCGGAACGGGTGCGGATCGTCGCCACCCACCACGCCGTCGACATGTTGCTGCGGCTGTGCGGGATCAGCACGTTCCTGGGTCACCCGGCAGGCGCGACGTTCTGCCCCAATTAG
- a CDS encoding ATP-binding protein, which yields MPGSSVTAVADDETWVVEFTVHGTWERTLWQTAYHLLNQCLAQHPAGLLLDLRGLDDPGVISAQLWLTAATTGDRMEPPVRVAACLPPGTGLADRLDGVAARRVLPIFRTLPAARTHLAGQRHFPDQVRLRLPPESTAAAGARHVVTVACEQWGLDPLVARARLVISELVLNAAEHAGTPIDVLISRRSRGDRLHLAVLDGSAGLPEMRPEATTVFGERGYGLRIVDAAVQTWGALPTRTGKMVWALIF from the coding sequence ATGCCCGGCTCATCGGTCACAGCGGTAGCGGACGACGAGACCTGGGTCGTCGAGTTCACCGTGCACGGCACCTGGGAGCGCACGCTCTGGCAGACCGCCTACCACCTGCTCAACCAATGCCTCGCCCAGCACCCGGCGGGCCTGTTGCTCGACCTGCGCGGCCTCGACGATCCCGGCGTGATCAGCGCGCAGCTCTGGCTCACCGCCGCCACCACCGGCGACCGGATGGAACCACCCGTCCGGGTCGCCGCCTGCCTGCCACCCGGCACCGGACTGGCCGACCGGCTCGACGGAGTCGCCGCCCGGCGGGTCCTGCCCATCTTCCGCACCCTGCCGGCGGCCCGCACCCACCTCGCCGGTCAACGGCATTTCCCGGACCAGGTACGCCTGCGCCTGCCCCCGGAGAGCACAGCCGCCGCCGGAGCCCGGCACGTCGTCACCGTGGCCTGCGAACAATGGGGACTGGACCCGCTGGTGGCCCGCGCCCGACTCGTCATCTCGGAACTGGTCCTCAACGCCGCCGAACACGCCGGCACCCCGATCGACGTGCTCATCTCCCGCCGCAGCCGAGGCGACCGGCTGCACCTGGCGGTCCTCGACGGCTCGGCCGGACTCCCCGAGATGCGACCCGAGGCGACCACGGTGTTCGGCGAACGCGGCTACGGCCTGCGCATCGTCGACGCGGCGGTGCAGACGTGGGGCGCGCTGCCCACCCGTACCGGAAAAATGGTCTGGGCCTTGATCTTTTGA
- a CDS encoding polysaccharide deacetylase family protein, protein MQTAIKRRLNELGLRSRLRARPRLQGRILAPAGLRKRLPSAPGLYFPFYHDVPAEYADDLRRHLRALLRIGPMVTWDESLRFLSGEKTLTGPVFCLSFDDAHVTWRDVAAPVLLEMRVPAMFFLTSGLVGQPGNLSWQDCRELVSAGFDFGSHTISHHRLADQDDDAAAREITGSKHEIEDELGVEIKDFAAPYGHPAVDFRERDVRVATEAGYRSFSTTLRAAMHAGDSPMWIRRQGLHPAWPIMAVRTRVHD, encoded by the coding sequence ATGCAAACGGCGATCAAACGACGCCTGAACGAGCTCGGCCTGCGCAGCCGCCTGCGGGCCCGGCCCCGATTGCAAGGCCGCATCCTGGCGCCGGCAGGGCTGCGCAAGCGGCTGCCCAGCGCGCCGGGTCTCTATTTTCCCTTCTACCACGACGTTCCCGCCGAGTACGCCGACGATCTGCGCCGGCATCTGCGGGCACTACTGCGGATCGGCCCGATGGTCACCTGGGACGAGTCGCTGCGCTTCCTGTCCGGGGAGAAGACGCTCACCGGGCCGGTCTTCTGTCTCTCCTTCGACGACGCCCACGTGACCTGGCGGGACGTCGCCGCGCCGGTGCTGCTGGAGATGCGGGTTCCGGCGATGTTCTTCCTGACCTCGGGCCTGGTCGGGCAGCCGGGGAATCTGAGCTGGCAGGACTGCCGGGAATTGGTGTCGGCCGGGTTCGACTTCGGTTCGCACACCATCTCCCACCATCGGCTCGCCGATCAGGACGACGACGCCGCGGCCCGGGAGATCACCGGCTCGAAACACGAGATCGAGGATGAGCTGGGAGTGGAGATCAAGGACTTCGCCGCACCGTACGGGCATCCCGCCGTCGATTTCCGGGAGCGTGACGTGCGGGTCGCCACCGAGGCGGGCTACCGCAGTTTCTCCACCACCCTGCGGGCCGCGATGCACGCGGGTGACTCCCCGATGTGGATCCGCCGGCAGGGACTGCACCCGGCCTGGCCGATCATGGCCGTGAGGACGCGGGTACATGACTGA
- a CDS encoding aminotransferase class I/II-fold pyridoxal phosphate-dependent enzyme yields MTDTRIWLSPPDVSDLERKLLLKAFDSNWVAPVGPDLDAFESQVAELVGVRHAVALSSGTAALHLALIAAGVRRGDTVLVPSFTFAATANAVVYLGARPVFVDSAPESWNIDPELVAEELRLRAEQGRLPRAVIAVDMYGQCADYDRLLDACDRYGVPLIEDAAEALGATYRDRPAGSFGLAGVLSFNGNKIITTGGGGMLVTDDSRVAKHARHLATQAREPVPHYEHRMVGYNYRLSNLLAAVGRGQVQRLPQMIEARTATFEYYRAALAGMEFMPVAGYGTPNHWLTCVLATDERQRDRILGVLNGRDIEARPAWKPMHLQPVFQDCVMRGGPVAADIFRRGVCLPSGSALSAHDRSRVVAAVRAALEA; encoded by the coding sequence ATGACTGACACACGCATCTGGCTCTCCCCACCCGACGTCAGCGACCTGGAACGCAAACTGCTGCTGAAGGCGTTCGACTCGAACTGGGTGGCCCCGGTCGGCCCGGATCTGGACGCTTTCGAGTCGCAGGTGGCCGAGCTGGTCGGGGTCCGGCACGCGGTGGCGCTGAGCAGTGGGACCGCCGCCCTGCACCTGGCTCTGATCGCGGCCGGGGTGCGGCGCGGCGACACCGTGCTGGTGCCGTCGTTCACCTTCGCCGCGACCGCGAACGCCGTGGTCTACCTGGGTGCCCGGCCGGTCTTCGTGGACAGCGCCCCGGAATCCTGGAACATCGACCCGGAGTTGGTGGCCGAGGAACTGCGGCTGCGGGCCGAACAGGGCCGGCTGCCCCGGGCGGTGATCGCCGTCGACATGTACGGGCAGTGCGCCGACTACGACCGGCTGCTGGACGCCTGCGACCGGTACGGGGTGCCGCTGATCGAGGACGCCGCGGAGGCTCTCGGCGCGACGTACCGCGATCGGCCGGCTGGATCGTTCGGCCTGGCCGGGGTGCTGTCCTTCAACGGCAACAAGATCATCACCACCGGAGGCGGCGGGATGCTCGTCACCGACGACAGCCGGGTCGCCAAACACGCCCGGCACCTGGCCACCCAGGCCCGCGAGCCGGTGCCCCACTACGAGCACCGGATGGTCGGCTACAACTACCGGCTGAGCAACCTGCTCGCCGCGGTCGGCCGGGGCCAGGTGCAGCGCCTGCCGCAGATGATCGAGGCCCGGACCGCGACGTTCGAGTACTACCGGGCCGCCCTGGCGGGTATGGAGTTCATGCCGGTCGCCGGGTACGGCACCCCCAACCACTGGCTGACCTGTGTGCTGGCCACCGACGAGCGGCAGCGCGACCGGATCCTCGGAGTGCTGAACGGCCGCGACATCGAGGCCCGGCCGGCGTGGAAACCGATGCACCTGCAGCCGGTCTTCCAGGACTGTGTGATGCGCGGTGGCCCGGTCGCCGCCGACATCTTCCGCCGGGGTGTCTGCCTGCCGAGCGGGTCCGCCCTCAGTGCACACGACCGGTCCCGGGTCGTGGCCGCGGTCCGTGCCGCGCTGGAGGCCTGA
- a CDS encoding glycosyltransferase family 4 protein, with the protein MRIVYIHQYYCNPGMAGGIRSYEQARRLVARGHTVDVITTDITGGTRELGWRTTVDDGITVHWFRVPYNNNMSFARRIRAFAEFMVLAAVKAARLKADLVFATSTPLTVAVPGVIAAKLRRVPFVFEVRDLWPEVPIEMGALRNPVLRKVAGGLADFAYRNATEVIALSQGMADGVVARRPGTPTTVIPNAADLDLFAVDPERVRAFRAQHDWLGDRPLLVYTGALGVVNGVEYLVRAMHTASRVDPDLRFLIVGHGKQWEPTKALAAELGLLHKVVHMWEKVPKSELPVILGAATMSSSTVRPIPGLWNNSANKFFDALAASRPIAINHGGWQADLLRETGAGLVLDPADTEKAGAELAVHLRDEVWLRQARDAAHRLAVEQFSRDLLFEKFEAVLTRAKPEVQHAHR; encoded by the coding sequence ATGCGGATCGTCTACATCCACCAGTACTACTGCAACCCCGGGATGGCCGGCGGGATCCGCTCGTACGAGCAGGCCCGGCGCCTGGTGGCACGCGGTCACACGGTCGACGTGATCACCACCGACATCACCGGAGGCACCCGGGAGCTGGGCTGGCGCACGACCGTCGACGACGGGATCACCGTGCACTGGTTCCGGGTTCCGTACAACAACAACATGTCCTTCGCCCGCCGGATCCGGGCCTTCGCCGAGTTCATGGTCCTCGCCGCGGTGAAGGCGGCCCGGCTCAAGGCCGACCTGGTGTTCGCCACCAGCACCCCGCTGACCGTGGCGGTGCCCGGAGTGATCGCCGCGAAGCTGCGCCGGGTGCCGTTCGTCTTCGAGGTCCGCGACCTGTGGCCCGAGGTGCCGATCGAGATGGGCGCGCTGCGCAACCCGGTGCTGCGCAAGGTCGCCGGCGGGCTGGCGGACTTCGCCTACCGCAACGCGACCGAGGTGATCGCCCTGTCCCAGGGCATGGCCGACGGTGTCGTCGCCCGTCGGCCGGGCACCCCGACCACGGTCATCCCGAACGCCGCCGACCTGGACCTGTTCGCCGTCGACCCGGAACGGGTGCGCGCCTTCCGGGCGCAGCACGACTGGCTCGGCGACCGCCCGCTGCTCGTCTACACCGGCGCGCTGGGGGTGGTCAACGGGGTGGAATACCTGGTCCGGGCGATGCACACGGCCAGCCGGGTGGATCCGGACCTGCGATTCCTGATCGTCGGTCACGGCAAACAGTGGGAGCCCACCAAGGCGCTCGCCGCCGAGCTGGGTCTTCTCCACAAGGTGGTGCACATGTGGGAGAAGGTGCCCAAGTCGGAGCTGCCGGTGATCCTCGGCGCGGCCACCATGTCCAGCAGCACGGTCCGGCCGATCCCCGGACTCTGGAACAACTCGGCGAACAAGTTCTTCGACGCACTGGCCGCGTCCCGGCCGATCGCCATCAACCACGGCGGCTGGCAGGCCGACCTGCTCCGCGAGACCGGCGCCGGTCTGGTGCTGGACCCGGCGGACACCGAGAAGGCCGGCGCCGAGCTGGCCGTTCACCTGCGCGACGAGGTGTGGCTGAGACAGGCCCGCGACGCCGCGCACCGGCTGGCCGTGGAGCAGTTCTCCCGCGACCTGCTCTTCGAGAAGTTCGAGGCCGTCCTGACCAGGGCGAAGCCCGAAGTCCAGCACGCTCATCGCTAA
- a CDS encoding polysaccharide biosynthesis tyrosine autokinase: protein MELRAYVRACRRRWLWLVAPVLVAVAVAAGFTMAGAPGHKSSMVLFVSSGNSDPDAGARRLNSYIALLTGPRVAQAVVDRMGPEITPDQVQQSLSAQIREGTDLLEIAATDPSAERSRQIVTTAASVLVGLARQIGAPVGPNDGPAPQISIVQDAVTTREPDNLARNAGFAAVLGLLLGAVAVAGREVGARTVAEEDDLRRLGLETVGTISIGGRSRSGNPDQALAEAFRRLRSLLPVLADPVEVQSTPARRGRSLLLTGASRKEGTTAVTCGLAIAMAETGARVALIDANMRTPGIGRYLSLDSAPGLAEVLAGTARVPDVLQDSLGGRVTVLPAGENAPDPGELLASPRLSATVRTLTERYDIVLVDAPALHGAADAAVLSQVTDGALLVVRAGRTRTADVEKSLDLLKRVGAKLAGAVLNALPRKLPADGSWQGQAEVTGADSPDLVFGLDPAQSPRLDDTFVSLPPVGIARGRARVADPEIEASEPDPGEGKPEEKVPAQRSGDDNADEERQRSE, encoded by the coding sequence GTGGAACTCCGTGCCTACGTGCGGGCCTGCCGGCGTCGATGGCTCTGGCTCGTGGCGCCCGTCCTGGTGGCGGTCGCTGTCGCGGCCGGCTTCACCATGGCCGGTGCGCCGGGGCACAAGTCGTCGATGGTGCTGTTCGTCAGCTCCGGAAACAGTGATCCGGATGCCGGAGCGCGACGGCTCAACTCGTACATCGCCCTGCTCACCGGTCCGCGGGTGGCGCAGGCGGTGGTCGACCGGATGGGCCCGGAGATCACCCCGGACCAGGTGCAGCAGAGTCTGTCCGCGCAGATCCGGGAGGGCACCGACCTGCTGGAGATCGCCGCCACCGACCCGTCCGCCGAGCGCAGCAGACAGATCGTCACCACCGCCGCGTCGGTGCTGGTCGGCCTGGCCCGGCAGATCGGTGCCCCGGTCGGCCCGAACGACGGCCCGGCGCCGCAGATCTCGATCGTGCAGGACGCCGTGACCACCCGGGAGCCGGACAATCTGGCCCGCAACGCCGGTTTCGCGGCGGTGCTGGGCCTGCTCCTCGGGGCGGTCGCGGTCGCGGGCCGGGAGGTCGGCGCGCGCACCGTCGCCGAGGAGGACGACCTGCGCCGGCTGGGCCTGGAGACGGTCGGCACCATCTCGATCGGTGGCCGGTCCCGCTCCGGCAACCCGGATCAGGCGCTCGCCGAGGCGTTCCGGCGCCTGCGCAGCCTGCTGCCGGTCCTCGCCGATCCGGTCGAGGTGCAGAGCACCCCGGCCCGTCGCGGCCGGTCGCTGCTACTCACCGGGGCCAGCCGCAAGGAGGGCACCACCGCTGTCACCTGTGGTCTGGCGATAGCGATGGCCGAGACCGGAGCCCGGGTGGCGCTGATCGACGCGAACATGCGCACCCCGGGGATCGGCCGGTACCTGTCGCTGGACAGCGCGCCCGGTCTGGCCGAGGTGCTGGCCGGGACGGCCCGGGTGCCGGACGTGCTGCAGGACTCGCTCGGTGGCCGGGTGACCGTGCTGCCGGCCGGGGAGAACGCGCCCGATCCCGGTGAGCTGCTGGCGTCGCCCCGGCTGTCGGCGACCGTGCGGACCCTGACCGAACGCTACGACATCGTGCTGGTGGACGCGCCCGCCCTGCACGGGGCGGCCGACGCGGCCGTGCTCAGCCAGGTGACCGACGGAGCGCTGCTCGTGGTGCGGGCCGGGCGTACCCGTACCGCCGATGTGGAGAAATCTCTCGACCTGCTGAAACGGGTCGGCGCCAAGCTGGCCGGGGCGGTGCTGAACGCGCTGCCGCGCAAACTGCCGGCCGACGGCTCCTGGCAGGGGCAGGCCGAGGTCACCGGGGCGGACAGCCCGGACCTGGTGTTCGGACTGGACCCGGCCCAGTCGCCGCGGCTGGACGACACGTTCGTCTCGCTGCCGCCGGTCGGGATCGCCCGTGGCCGGGCCCGGGTGGCCGATCCGGAGATCGAGGCCTCGGAGCCGGACCCCGGCGAGGGCAAACCGGAGGAGAAGGTTCCCGCACAGCGCAGCGGCGACGACAACGCGGACGAGGAGCGGCAGCGCAGTGAGTGA
- a CDS encoding lipopolysaccharide biosynthesis protein, with translation MSELRVESPTTSEDGPRRGDPVALFGKVIREPSVQLLASQILTGGVAMAANILMVRSLTPSDRGEVALMLQVVYLATQLLLLGTERSFVASYHNVSPAPAVRAYVRLLAVPTLVFLGGAVIWQVVAPHRLTPGPLIVAMLAWFALIEAASLATRSIAIAVGRVRDFLAARVIEALLLLAMLVGLYVTEAHHPEMWFLGYVIAGATPTVIYLWIWLRLPVLEGSTPVTADENRRVRKEGLSLFPAALSNMAMLRVDRLVIPALASTAALGHYTAVATMTELLAWPIRAYADSRLGKWRAAHQDGGLRAGPIVLMAALYVLVVVPMVAGGLYLMIEPLFGHEYADAKVVVLPLVVAAGLYAVSRVSLGLLIAKGHGGLVSAAEIAGFVVSFAAYLLLIPKHGILGAAWGSLAGYGACLVFAIAASRIVGRR, from the coding sequence GTGAGTGAACTGCGGGTCGAGAGCCCCACGACTTCGGAGGACGGCCCACGACGGGGCGATCCGGTCGCCCTGTTCGGCAAAGTGATCCGGGAGCCGTCGGTCCAGCTGCTGGCCTCGCAGATCCTCACCGGTGGCGTGGCGATGGCCGCGAACATCCTGATGGTCCGGTCGCTCACCCCGAGTGACCGTGGTGAGGTCGCGCTGATGCTGCAGGTGGTGTACCTGGCCACCCAGTTGCTGCTGTTGGGGACCGAGCGCAGTTTCGTGGCGAGCTATCACAACGTGTCGCCGGCTCCGGCGGTCCGTGCCTACGTGCGGCTGCTGGCCGTACCCACGCTGGTCTTCCTGGGGGGTGCGGTGATCTGGCAGGTCGTGGCGCCGCACCGCCTCACGCCGGGTCCGCTGATCGTCGCGATGCTCGCCTGGTTCGCGCTGATCGAGGCGGCCAGCCTGGCCACCCGGTCGATCGCGATCGCGGTGGGCCGGGTCCGGGACTTCCTGGCGGCCCGGGTGATCGAGGCGTTGTTGCTGCTCGCCATGTTGGTCGGGCTGTACGTCACCGAGGCGCACCACCCGGAGATGTGGTTCCTCGGCTACGTGATCGCGGGTGCCACCCCGACGGTGATCTACCTGTGGATCTGGTTGCGGCTGCCGGTCCTGGAGGGGTCCACGCCGGTCACCGCGGACGAGAACCGGCGGGTCCGTAAGGAGGGGCTGTCGCTGTTCCCGGCGGCGTTGTCGAACATGGCGATGCTGCGGGTGGACCGGCTCGTCATCCCGGCGCTGGCGTCGACGGCGGCGCTCGGCCACTACACGGCGGTGGCGACGATGACCGAGCTGCTGGCCTGGCCGATCCGGGCGTACGCCGACTCCCGGCTCGGCAAGTGGCGGGCCGCGCATCAGGACGGCGGTCTGCGGGCCGGCCCGATCGTGCTGATGGCCGCCCTGTACGTGCTGGTCGTGGTCCCGATGGTGGCGGGCGGCCTGTACCTGATGATCGAGCCGCTGTTCGGGCACGAGTACGCGGACGCCAAAGTCGTGGTGCTGCCGCTGGTGGTGGCGGCCGGGTTGTACGCGGTGTCGAGGGTCAGCCTGGGCCTGCTGATCGCGAAGGGCCACGGCGGCCTGGTGTCGGCCGCTGAGATCGCCGGTTTCGTGGTCAGTTTCGCCGCCTACCTGCTGCTCATCCCGAAACACGGGATCCTCGGGGCGGCCTGGGGCTCGCTCGCCGGTTACGGCGCCTGCCTGGTGTTCGCCATCGCGGCCAGCCGGATCGTGGGCCGGCGGTGA
- a CDS encoding O-antigen ligase family protein, whose protein sequence is MKTPGLLLILVAIGGRYTLDRAGLLELAWVDLRVIGLIVALVFLSLSMTGRRVAGFHKREGWLLAALLFFVYQISSALWAPPAARVGPQVLDLVLLIVLLLAFYVYAMNDPENVVRFTFQLLFVTAIVYALAAIFISGPGEQGRYSAFGGGPNVFARIEVLGVISAVGLFMLTGRKLPLLVIPLFLLATVLSGSRGTLVAGGAVAGVALLKLRRKVSATAVAATGAVAVLTVGVIWALAPPEFTSLFQERFVEQTVQEQYLSGRTDIWLAALRMFADYPIEGSGLDGFYGLIGVNQAVEYPHNYLLAVAAEGGLAGLGLMTASILLWTRVVRGGGFRPQLTGLAVAATVFVALSSLFSGDYYDSRLAWMFAAMAAAAALVPVSAAGTPKPLEMAR, encoded by the coding sequence GTGAAGACTCCGGGACTGCTGCTGATCCTGGTCGCGATCGGTGGCCGGTACACCCTGGACCGGGCCGGGCTGCTCGAACTGGCCTGGGTGGACCTGCGGGTGATCGGCCTGATCGTCGCCCTGGTATTCCTCTCCCTGTCGATGACCGGCCGCCGGGTCGCGGGATTCCATAAACGCGAGGGCTGGCTCCTGGCCGCCCTGCTCTTCTTCGTGTACCAGATCTCGTCGGCGCTGTGGGCCCCGCCGGCCGCCCGGGTCGGCCCGCAGGTCCTCGACCTGGTGCTGCTGATCGTGCTGCTGCTGGCGTTCTACGTGTACGCGATGAACGACCCGGAGAACGTCGTCCGGTTCACCTTCCAGTTGCTGTTCGTCACCGCGATCGTCTACGCACTGGCCGCGATCTTCATCAGCGGGCCGGGCGAGCAGGGCCGGTACTCGGCGTTCGGTGGCGGCCCCAACGTGTTCGCCCGGATCGAGGTGCTCGGGGTGATCTCCGCGGTCGGCCTGTTCATGCTGACCGGGCGGAAACTGCCGCTGCTGGTGATTCCGCTGTTCCTGCTGGCCACGGTGCTGTCCGGGTCTCGGGGCACGCTGGTCGCCGGTGGCGCGGTGGCCGGAGTCGCCCTGTTGAAGCTGCGCCGGAAGGTGAGCGCCACCGCGGTCGCGGCGACCGGGGCGGTGGCGGTGCTCACGGTCGGGGTGATCTGGGCGCTGGCCCCGCCCGAGTTCACCAGTCTCTTCCAGGAACGATTCGTTGAGCAGACCGTGCAGGAACAATATCTCTCCGGGCGCACCGACATCTGGCTCGCCGCCCTTCGCATGTTCGCCGACTACCCGATCGAAGGTTCCGGCCTGGACGGGTTCTACGGGCTGATCGGGGTCAACCAGGCCGTCGAGTACCCGCACAACTATCTGCTCGCCGTCGCCGCCGAGGGCGGGCTGGCCGGGCTGGGCCTGATGACCGCGTCGATCCTGCTGTGGACCCGGGTCGTCCGGGGTGGCGGGTTCCGGCCGCAGCTCACCGGCCTGGCCGTGGCGGCGACGGTGTTCGTGGCGCTGAGCAGCCTGTTCTCCGGTGACTACTACGATTCGCGGCTGGCCTGGATGTTCGCGGCGATGGCGGCGGCGGCCGCGCTGGTCCCGGTTTCCGCTGCCGGGACGCCGAAACCGCTGGAGATGGCCCGATGA